In Sphingobacteriaceae bacterium, the following proteins share a genomic window:
- a CDS encoding ATP-dependent RNA helicase, which produces MTFDDFNFDASLLEGLYSMGYKTPTPIQEQAIPVLLDNKDLIACAQTGTGKTAAYLLPIIDHIVRAPIRHLNTLIIAPTRELVLQIDQQIDGMGYFCSVGSIAIYGGNDGMTWEKQKHALREGVDIICATPGRLIALLQNGDINFEHLQHLVLDEADRMLDMGFFDDISTIINYLPKERQTIMFSATMPSKIRLLANKITKNPEQINIAISKPAAGIVQQAYVVHDSQKEGILRDILKNEDYQSVIIFCSTKDNVKLLEKNLRKEEKSIKAFHSDLEQAEREEIMRDFKGKKLRILIGTDILSRGIDVDGINLVINYDAPPDPEDYIHRIGRTARASRAGVAITFINLRDQVKFSKIEDLMGIEVPKMPLPAELGVGPVYDPEANKKEGFKKHGPAKKKFGQGGNRGPKRDFKPRPKS; this is translated from the coding sequence TTGACATTCGACGATTTTAATTTTGACGCTTCACTTTTAGAAGGACTTTACAGCATGGGATATAAAACTCCCACCCCCATACAAGAACAAGCCATACCAGTATTACTGGATAACAAAGATCTGATTGCCTGCGCGCAAACAGGAACAGGCAAGACAGCTGCATATTTGCTGCCAATTATAGATCATATTGTGCGAGCCCCTATACGCCACTTAAATACGCTTATCATTGCGCCAACGCGCGAACTCGTTTTGCAAATTGATCAGCAAATTGATGGTATGGGTTATTTTTGTTCGGTAGGCTCTATTGCCATTTATGGCGGTAATGATGGGATGACCTGGGAAAAACAGAAACATGCATTGAGAGAGGGAGTAGATATTATTTGCGCTACACCTGGTCGACTAATTGCATTGCTTCAAAATGGGGATATTAATTTCGAGCATTTACAACATCTGGTTTTAGATGAGGCTGACCGTATGCTTGATATGGGATTCTTTGATGATATAAGCACCATCATTAATTATCTTCCAAAAGAACGACAAACAATTATGTTTTCGGCTACTATGCCGTCTAAAATAAGATTACTGGCTAACAAGATCACAAAAAATCCAGAGCAGATAAATATCGCTATCAGCAAGCCGGCAGCTGGAATCGTACAACAAGCTTACGTTGTTCACGACAGTCAGAAAGAAGGGATTTTAAGAGACATTTTAAAGAATGAAGATTACCAATCTGTTATTATTTTCTGCTCTACAAAAGACAATGTAAAATTACTGGAGAAAAATCTACGTAAAGAAGAAAAATCTATCAAGGCTTTTCACTCCGACCTGGAGCAAGCAGAGCGTGAAGAAATCATGCGTGATTTTAAAGGAAAAAAATTAAGAATATTAATTGGAACAGATATTTTATCACGCGGTATTGATGTGGATGGAATTAATCTTGTAATTAACTACGATGCGCCACCGGATCCGGAAGATTACATACACCGTATAGGACGCACGGCCAGGGCTTCGCGTGCTGGGGTTGCCATAACATTTATAAATTTACGCGACCAGGTGAAGTTTTCAAAAATTGAAGATCTCATGGGAATTGAAGTTCCTAAAATGCCATTGCCTGCAGAATTAGGTGTCGGACCCGTTTATGATCCTGAAGCCAACAAAAAAGAAGGATTTAAAAAACACGGCCCCGCTAAAAAGAAATTTGGACAAGGTGGAAACAGGGGACCGAAGCGTGATTTTAAGCCCAGACCAAAATCTTAG
- a CDS encoding ABC transporter ATP-binding protein, which yields MLRVNNISFNYPNQQYFKGITNISLQLKEGEILGVVGKSGGGKTTLLKCIYGLEDLQSGEVFIGEERVLGPSYNLIPGHEDMKLVSQEFYVLDNHTVEENIFDKLIGYTNETKQKRATSLLKLLELTSLKNTRAKHLSSGQKQRVAIARALAVIPKVLLLDEPFSNLDKLLTEKLFSFVVKEVKKNKTAVILITHLAEEALKYADSLLVLDNGQMVEQDEKWKVYYTPKVVRLAGLLGDYTLIKKEDLDKSSRIKITSKLFLRPDRLKLTASKTKFDIILRVLNCTFNGKCFEVLAETKKGNSVMVYSSRNLEINKQFFFAIEV from the coding sequence ATCTTACGGGTAAACAACATATCTTTTAATTATCCCAATCAACAGTATTTTAAAGGAATAACCAATATTTCCCTTCAATTAAAGGAGGGCGAAATTCTTGGCGTTGTTGGCAAAAGTGGTGGCGGTAAAACGACTCTACTCAAATGCATTTACGGACTCGAAGATCTTCAAAGCGGCGAAGTTTTCATCGGTGAAGAAAGAGTTCTTGGTCCTTCCTATAACCTGATTCCCGGGCATGAGGATATGAAACTTGTTAGCCAGGAGTTTTATGTGCTCGACAACCATACAGTAGAAGAAAATATCTTTGACAAACTTATTGGATACACCAACGAAACAAAACAGAAAAGAGCTACCAGCCTTTTAAAATTATTAGAGCTTACTTCACTTAAAAATACGCGTGCAAAACATTTATCGAGCGGACAAAAACAAAGAGTTGCTATTGCCCGTGCATTAGCCGTTATTCCAAAGGTTTTATTGCTGGATGAACCTTTCAGTAATCTTGATAAATTACTGACTGAAAAATTATTTTCATTCGTTGTTAAGGAAGTAAAGAAAAATAAAACGGCTGTTATTCTTATCACCCATTTGGCTGAGGAAGCTCTTAAATATGCCGATTCTCTTCTCGTTCTCGATAACGGACAAATGGTAGAACAGGATGAAAAATGGAAAGTTTACTATACTCCAAAGGTTGTAAGACTAGCGGGCCTGTTAGGGGATTACACCCTCATTAAAAAAGAAGATCTCGATAAATCTTCCCGCATAAAAATTACCTCCAAATTATTTTTACGTCCTGATAGGTTAAAATTGACCGCTTCCAAAACAAAATTTGACATTATTCTCAGAGTTTTAAATTGTACCTTCAACGGTAAGTGTTTCGAAGTATTGGCAGAAACAAAAAAAGGAAACTCTGTTATGGTTTACAGCTCCAGGAACCTGGAAATAAACAAACAATTTTTCTTTGCTATTGAAGTGTAA
- a CDS encoding cell division protein ZapA, with product MSEVNIKVEIAGSVFPLKVNADDEQNIKEAVDLINNKIVEFEKNYAIKDKKDVLGMVMLQLVSQLYKQATNAEKELSHLKLLFADVEVMLKEHQNNINSIKEE from the coding sequence ATGAGCGAAGTAAATATAAAAGTTGAAATAGCCGGAAGCGTTTTTCCTTTAAAGGTTAATGCCGACGACGAGCAAAATATTAAAGAGGCTGTTGATCTGATAAATAACAAAATTGTGGAGTTTGAAAAAAACTACGCAATTAAAGATAAGAAGGATGTGTTGGGTATGGTAATGTTGCAGCTGGTATCTCAGCTCTACAAGCAAGCCACCAATGCGGAGAAGGAATTAAGTCATTTAAAGCTGCTTTTTGCCGATGTTGAAGTGATGTTAAAAGAGCATCAGAACAACATTAATAGTATCAAAGAAGAGTAA
- a CDS encoding RNA polymerase subunit sigma, whose protein sequence is MRQLKITKSITNRESASLDKYLQEIGREELITAEEEVILAKKIKDGDQKALEKLTRANLRFVVSVAKQYQNQGLSLPDLINEGNLGLIKAARRFDETRGFKFISYAVWWIRQSILQALAEQSRIVRLPLNQVGSLNKINKAYSKLEQQFEREPSAEELAEILDLPIDKVSDTMKVSGRHVSMDAPFANGEESSLLDVLVNLDSPKADTGLMNESLSKEIDRALSTLTERERDVVKLFFGIGLNHGLTLEEIGDKFDLTRERVRQIKEKAIRRLRHSSRSKLLQQYLG, encoded by the coding sequence ATGAGGCAGCTTAAAATAACCAAGTCAATTACAAATCGCGAAAGCGCGTCCCTTGATAAATATCTTCAGGAAATCGGACGTGAGGAACTAATCACCGCAGAAGAAGAGGTTATTTTAGCAAAGAAAATTAAAGATGGTGATCAAAAAGCTCTTGAAAAGTTAACCAGGGCGAATCTTAGGTTCGTTGTTTCGGTTGCAAAACAATACCAGAATCAGGGTCTTAGTTTACCCGATCTGATCAATGAAGGAAATTTAGGTTTAATCAAAGCTGCGCGCAGATTTGATGAAACCCGTGGATTTAAATTTATTTCTTACGCCGTGTGGTGGATTCGTCAAAGTATTTTGCAAGCTTTGGCCGAGCAGAGCCGTATTGTGCGTTTACCTCTAAACCAGGTTGGATCTTTAAATAAGATCAATAAAGCTTACAGCAAATTAGAACAACAATTTGAACGCGAACCAAGCGCTGAAGAATTAGCTGAGATTTTGGATCTTCCAATCGATAAAGTTAGCGACACTATGAAAGTAAGTGGTCGTCATGTGAGTATGGATGCTCCTTTCGCTAATGGCGAAGAAAGTAGTTTGTTAGATGTTCTTGTGAATTTAGATTCTCCTAAAGCCGATACGGGTTTAATGAATGAATCTTTAAGCAAAGAGATAGATCGCGCATTAAGCACTCTTACAGAACGCGAACGCGATGTCGTAAAATTATTTTTTGGTATAGGATTAAATCACGGTTTAACGCTTGAAGAAATAGGCGACAAATTTGATCTCACTCGTGAACGTGTTCGCCAGATTAAAGAGAAAGCGATACGTCGTTTACGCCACAGTAGCCGTAGCAAATTACTGCAACAATATTTAGGATAA
- the rny gene encoding ribonuclease Y — translation MEILTIVFIAAALIVGVIAGFLIAGSKLNASGTKEKENLIKEAEVKSEAIKQEKILQAKEKFLQLKSEHDKAVQEKNAHIAQSENRAKQKESELNKKIEEQNRKDKELESAKNQANQQIELYKHRLDEVEKGHRKQVEMLEKISGLKAEDAKAQLVESIKAEAKTQSMVYVKDIMEEAKLTANKEAKKIVLQTIQRVATETAIENSISVFHIEGDETKGRIIGREGRNIRALEAATGVEIIVDDTPDAITLSCFDSIRREICRLALHQLVTDGRIHPARIEEVVEKTKKMLEEEIIETGKRTCIDLGIHGLHPELIRMVGRMKYRSSYGQNLLQHSREVANLCGIMASEMGLNPKVAKRAGLLHDIGKVPDNEPELPHALLGMKLAEQYKEKPEVVNAIGAHHDEIEMTTLYSPIIQVCDAISGARPGARREIAEQYMKRLKDLEALALSYDGVEKTYAIQAGREVRVIVSSDKVNDGRAEQLAFEISQRIQTEMTYPGQVKVTVIREVRATGYAK, via the coding sequence ATGGAAATTTTGACAATTGTTTTTATTGCGGCAGCCCTAATTGTTGGTGTTATAGCAGGATTTTTAATTGCTGGAAGCAAACTAAATGCTAGCGGTACAAAAGAAAAAGAAAACCTTATTAAAGAGGCAGAGGTTAAATCTGAAGCTATCAAACAAGAAAAAATATTGCAGGCTAAAGAAAAGTTCCTGCAATTAAAATCGGAACACGACAAAGCGGTTCAGGAAAAAAATGCCCATATTGCCCAATCAGAGAACAGAGCTAAACAAAAAGAAAGCGAATTAAACAAAAAAATAGAAGAGCAAAACCGTAAAGATAAAGAATTGGAATCTGCCAAAAATCAGGCAAACCAACAAATTGAACTTTACAAACACCGTTTGGATGAGGTGGAAAAAGGTCACCGCAAACAAGTAGAAATGCTTGAAAAAATAAGCGGTTTAAAAGCAGAAGATGCCAAAGCACAATTGGTTGAATCTATTAAAGCAGAAGCAAAAACACAATCAATGGTGTATGTAAAAGACATCATGGAAGAGGCAAAATTGACTGCAAATAAAGAGGCTAAAAAGATTGTTCTCCAAACCATACAACGTGTAGCTACTGAAACGGCTATCGAAAATTCTATTTCGGTTTTCCATATTGAGGGCGATGAAACAAAAGGCCGTATTATTGGACGTGAAGGGCGTAATATTCGTGCTTTAGAAGCTGCCACCGGCGTTGAAATTATTGTGGACGACACTCCTGATGCTATTACATTAAGTTGTTTTGATTCTATTCGTCGTGAAATTTGCCGTTTGGCTTTGCATCAGTTGGTTACTGATGGACGTATTCACCCGGCACGTATTGAAGAGGTGGTTGAGAAAACCAAAAAAATGCTGGAGGAAGAAATTATTGAAACAGGAAAAAGAACTTGTATTGATTTAGGAATTCACGGACTTCATCCTGAATTAATTCGCATGGTGGGAAGAATGAAATACCGTTCTTCTTATGGTCAAAATTTATTACAGCATAGTCGTGAGGTTGCTAACCTCTGCGGAATTATGGCCAGTGAAATGGGTTTAAATCCTAAAGTTGCAAAACGTGCAGGACTTTTACACGATATAGGAAAAGTTCCAGATAACGAACCAGAATTACCACATGCTTTATTAGGAATGAAGCTGGCTGAACAATACAAAGAAAAACCGGAAGTTGTAAATGCTATCGGAGCTCACCACGATGAAATTGAGATGACTACTTTGTATTCTCCAATCATCCAGGTGTGTGACGCTATCAGCGGTGCCCGTCCTGGTGCCCGTCGCGAGATTGCCGAGCAGTATATGAAGCGTTTAAAAGATCTTGAAGCATTGGCTTTAAGTTACGACGGTGTGGAAAAAACTTACGCCATCCAGGCAGGCCGTGAAGTACGTGTAATCGTTTCAAGCGATAAAGTAAATGACGGAAGAGCGGAACAATTGGCTTTTGAAATTTCACAGCGCATTCAGACAGAAATGACTTATCCCGGTCAGGTAAAAGTAACGGTAATAAGAGAAGTCAGAGCAACAGGATACGCGAAATAA
- a CDS encoding cytochrome C has protein sequence MKKKVTIKKILIALLLLLVIAQFFRIDKSNKLTPPEKDVLVITKPGAEISSILKESCYDCHSNEVTYPWYTNIAPVSWWIKHHVNEGTHHLNFSEWGNYSSRKADHKLEECVEMVEEDEMPMGSYTLMHGKATLTKQQRELLVKWFTSLRTYESDQEGK, from the coding sequence ATGAAAAAGAAAGTCACTATAAAAAAAATTCTGATCGCCTTACTTCTACTTTTGGTGATCGCTCAATTTTTCAGAATTGATAAATCCAACAAACTGACTCCACCAGAAAAAGACGTACTGGTCATCACAAAACCTGGAGCTGAAATAAGCAGCATCCTTAAAGAATCCTGTTACGATTGTCATAGTAATGAAGTCACTTATCCCTGGTACACTAACATCGCTCCTGTTTCCTGGTGGATCAAACACCATGTAAATGAGGGAACGCATCACTTAAATTTTTCTGAATGGGGCAATTACTCTTCCCGTAAAGCAGATCACAAACTCGAAGAATGCGTTGAAATGGTTGAAGAAGACGAAATGCCGATGGGTTCTTACACACTTATGCACGGCAAAGCAACGCTTACAAAACAGCAGCGTGAGCTTCTTGTTAAATGGTTCACCTCTTTACGCACCTATGAGAGTGATCAGGAAGGCAAATAA